AGTGGCAGCTAATGAGTCAGCACTCTGGCACTGTTTGAATCTACACTAACTGACCAATTAAACACAGCCCTTGAACCTGGGATGGGAGTTGAATTAATGTGTGCAAGAATAAAGTTGTATTTATATAGTGAATTTAAAAGGTACCCATGGCCGCTTTACAGTAAACTCGCATATGACTTTTACCACCAGTCACGGCGGTGTGAAGCAGTGGCAATATGTGCTCTCAAATGAAAACCTCAGACCCCAGGGGACTGTATCAGGAGCAGGGACAACACTCTATAGAACACCTAACCAAGCACTGTTTCGCTTTGCAAGAAGATAAATCATATTCCCAGCGAGAAGACGGTCGTGGCGCCCGGATACAGATGGCCGTGGCAGCACGGGCTCTTAGCCAGGCGAGCCGTTCGGGAGCTGTGTGTGCAGTTTTCGTTGTAGCACTCGTGACAGAGTGATGGAgtttcacccccacccccacagagaGGTGGAGTAGCGAGTGACGGTTTCCCCTCGGAGGAGGTCCGGCGCCTCCAGCAGCAGAACAACAGCCTAAGGGAGGTGGTGGCCGAGATgaggagacagatggagagcgTGAGCAGACAGGTTCCCCCCGCTACAACTGACACGACAGCCGCCATCGCTGGTacctacactcacacctgtCATAGTAGGGCTGGCTACTCTAAACAAGATCTGTGTTTAACAGTCCCAGTCCCTAAGGTTAATTATGCTAATTCACTGAATCAGCACAGGCACAAACTGAGCTTTCCATCTGTGATGTTCTTTGAAAATGGCAGTTTTTTTAATGTTATTTCAGGAACTACGGAATATAATCAAGCGCTAGAGGAAGAGGTAAAACTCCTGAAGGCTAAATGCAGACATCTTGAAGAGCAATTAGAAGAGGCCTCTAAAACATCAGTCCCCAGTGCCACCCCTGCACCTGTGCACCCTGTCGCCCCTGACAACGCCTACCTCCAGAACCACATCCGATCTCTTAACGAGACCATAGGTGAGTGCACAAGTCCCAGCACAGCCCATAATTGTTCTTCTCCCACTGAATTTACATGCAATGTAAATACTGTGACCGTTTCAGAAAATATGACTGAAATGGCATCACTTCACAGTCTAACATGTTACAATTCATTATTGCTCCTTCATAACTAGGGTTAGTCATTGATAGCCACAATCATTTGCAAGTCAAAGTGGCTATAGCTGggagtctgcacacacacacacacacacacacacacacacacacacagatctaagCAGTCAGGGGTTTTTTGCAGGTGGACTACGAACAGAGAAAGTAGCCAGTGCTGCTGCTCTGAAGAGACTGGAAGTGAGGCTGACCCATTTGGACTCCATgctcacacagctcacacagcaGGTAGTTTGATAGCGATGAGACATTCATTTGAACATGAGTACATGTTGGGTCCCTTCTGTCTTCCTGTTTCATTAACACCCTTTAGAATGTGTTCAACCTCTCAAAACGCTCAAATGGGACCTAGGAAGACACTAACATGGCCAGTATTTGTGGAATACCCTTTACATCACACAAGTAGCCTACGTGTCCTGCCCAAttaaaaaagtttttaaaaagaGTGTGGAATGGTTCAAAAGAACACGATTCTGGGTTTTGGGGACTGTACTTTTTTGGGCCAACTCCCTGTATTTCTGCATACAGGTACCATCAGGAATATATGAACAGGAACATTGCGAGTTTTGGTTTGTAACCTTGGTTAAGTGTAACCTGTTTTTATTTGAACGCTCTATTTTAATCTACTAGTGATGATTTGCATGTTCTCAGCCTGTCTGTGTCACTGTTATGTGATTGTGTGAGCTTCACAACAGGACATATGCCTATGCTGttatgcattttttttcttcattgtcTGAAGTTGTAGAACAGACACCGATGTAGTAGTCTGAATGGTTAACAGTCCTGGTTTGGTTTCTACAGACTCCGTGCTCATCTGAGAATATGACCTGTGAGGTGGAGTAATCACCAACATCTGACGACCGCGTCACAGTGATCGCTGTCTTATGTCTGTTCCCAGTGTCACTCAAGTCAAATGGAGAAGGAGACGTTGCGTTTGGAACTAGCCAATCAAAAGAGGGGAGCAGAAGCTGAAGTAGCAAGACTGAAGCAAACATTGGCCAATGCAGAGATGCAGTTGgaagaggtgaggagagaggcAGATGAATACCAGAAAGGTAGCCTCCTCCATAATCTGGAAACAGTGGCCCTGGGCAACCAGGTGAGGaatgttatatataaagttttaAACATGTCGGTGTATTATTAATATACAGTTGGTGAATGATCAAATGCGCATGGATTATTTACACATAAATGATCTTTGCGCAGGTGTCTGCACTAAAACTGGACATTGCAAGTAGGAGAGAGCCTGTCGTCCTCGAACAGGTAACCATTCCAATTTTGGTCAAATTTACTAATGTTTAGCTAACGTTCCACTGGCTGGAACTATAAAAGTTTAGAGGTGATCGTTATAAATAATTGTAATACGATAGAAACCATTCTACTGATTTCCACTATCAGTAAACTCACTAAATTGGAATGCCAGCCAAGTGTTGTCATAGCTTTGCTACTTATGTTCAGCCATGTTTCTTTTTCTAGAGTGACGCGCTTAAGCAGCTTCAGGAGGAGAATCTCCGTCTGAGGCGCCAGCTGCTGTTCCAGTCCTCCGCCAGAGGGGGCGCTGTTGGCGAGGCAGGCCTGCTGCAGGCCAAACTCAAACAGGCGGCTCGCTGGATCTCTGTGCTCAGTCAGGACAAACGGCAGCTGATTGAGATGGGCAACAGGCTGAGGGCCCGGCTGGCGGAGGCGGGCCTGGATGGTGAGTGGGTCCCTTCATCTCCCTCCCCACTCAACAAGCTGCAGTTTCTGTAAGCCTGTCATGAGTCAGATGCCTTTGATTCATTTTTCTAAATACATCTGTGCTTTTTTTTCTCAAGCTGACTACACTCCATTTTTTTTTAGATTGTTACAGAGTAAAAATATACCATATATGCCTCACAAGAGACACTAAACGTATCTGTATCTGAAAACCGATAGATTTCCACTTATTTTAATGACCAAATATCTATACAACCAACCCTAACCCACATGATATTACTCAAAGGAGTAACATAGTATCACATTTCTTTTACAACTCTAATTATGCTCAATAAGTCTTTTGGCCCGGTATTTTTGATTTGACTTTTGACTGACATTGACCTTGTAGCCCACCGTGCTTCTCTCTTTTCCTGAGTTCATTCTTGCATCTCTTGCTAGATACGCGTCACTGTGAACCGGCACCCTGGCCTCGGCCCGGCTGTGTGGAGAAAGAGCCCCGCCGTGTGGAGAAGGAAACCCGCTCACTGAACCGCCTGTCCACACTGGAGCAGCTTCAGTACAAGCTCACTACTCAGGTGCTCCTGCCTGTCCAGGATAAGCCCCTCCAGCTTAACTCGAGTCCCACAAACGGCGGAGAGAACGCGGTTTCCTTATCGGCTCATTGTGTAAAAGAGAACGGTTTCTTAACCGGTGTAGCCATGCTTCTGATGTAATGCTGTTATCAGGAAGGCCACTAGAGAGTGCCAGAACAGAGTTTATTGAACTGTCCTATTTGATTATTAGAGTCGTTGTAAAATCCAGCAAATAAACCTTGAAATACAGTTAAGTAAGGACACACTGACCTAGGCTGAGGATTCAGGTTTATTTTAACCCCCCAACTTCACCTCCAGGAGCTTCAATAcgcacagagagaccagagtaAGAAGAAACCTATTATAGTGCGCCCCAATTTCTCTGGGAGTGAGAGTGGGGACAAAGATGGAACTACCAACCCATGGCACCTGCCCTCGAGGGACCAGGTATCCCCATTAAACATGCATATTTTCTCACCGTTATATTTTCCCACATTTTTCTCATGATCACGTAAGCCGAGGCTACCACCGCACACCCTGGAACCTCTCCCTCCGGAGCCCGGTTGGCCCGATCGTTCTGATCCACTCCTTCCCTTCTCTCAGCATTCGGGCAGCAAAGAGAACACCCCACCGGCGCCGAGCCCGCGTGAGGGTCCGGGGCTTAAAACCGGCTCCCCTCACACCCTGCCGTCGTCGGTGGCCACCGACGAGTCTCTGCAGGAGGTCTGGCAGATGATGGAGCGTGGCTGGAGCCCCACGGTGCTCACCTCCAGCGACGGACACAACACGGGTCAGGAGCCCATGTAACATCACTTTAACTAACGCTCAAAGAACTTCCTTTAAATAGAATACATGCAAATTGGCCGATAACCATGCgtaattaatacattttgttttccTGAATATTTTTCTAGTAAGCATTTTTACAAATGAAGACAAAACAATATGCATTATTAATTGTGTCTAGGCAAATATCCAAAATATATCTCTGATACTAAAAAATGTTATAAGCAATCATTCAAGGCCAGATGGCAGTTTGCTCAATCTGTGGCAGTGCACTGCATGGACTGGGGAAGGTTTACCAATCAGACCTCTGTCACCACCTTTCCCACAGTAATAATGTCATGCCAGTGGATATTGATATGGAATATAGGCTGTCGTCCAGGAAAGACACATGCAGACTAGAGAGCAGGGTTTGATATAGCTTGTGATTCAATGTCTTTGTGACCTGTTGAGTGTTCACGTGGTGTTCACGTTTGCCTATATTTCGACACACGGTCATATCAGTTTCGCGACTCGGCACCCTGATTAGGCATTTGCATCATCTGTGTCGCTTTGTGCTTGCTTGGCAATGAGATTGGTAGTCTGGACACAGTGGGCTGACTGATATCACTGTGTCTAGGACTCAGTACCAGCCATCCCTGTCCCAGCTCTGACCATTCAAACTGTCTCTGTCAACTTTAGTTTTCAGGGATTCCTAAGTGATCAATTTCTTACTATCAGCCATTTCTTACTATGGGTTATTAGTTATTTTAAAATGGCCTCATCAAAATCGGGAAGAAGCATTTCTTTAAATGTCTGTGTCTTTAAATATGATGCAGTATGGCATGACAACAATAACGGGTCTCAGAATTCAGAGCTTGAGGACGTTGTATGAGGGACTCGAAGCTCCAGTCCATCAGTGAAGGATTAACATAACATCAACGAGGTGGTGCAGTAGCTAATCAAGTAGTAACTGCAGGGCAAATTCTACAAGGACAACATGTAGAGCTGCACAGAAAACCATGTTTATATGATCTTACTGGGTTGCTAATCTGTCACCGTTCTATATGTGCAGATGGGGTCGCTGCATGTGTGAGACAGCTGAGCACAAGTGTCCCAGATCCTGCATTAGCAATCAGAGTTCAGGGCTTGAAAGCTTCGGTCCAGGAAAGAGAAAACCCACTCAGGATTACATCTGAGCCCAGCAAGAAGACCAGGCCTTCTGGTAAAGTGGTCAAGATTCGAAATTACAACATTAAAGACtgaaaaatgtaataataatatgttTGTGCCATTGCAACTACAAGCTGTTGCTGAAGAATGTGCCTTCTCCTGTCCATCCTAAAGCGCAGTATGGGAAAAGAAGACTTTGGTTACTTACTTTACGTCATGCCATTCAACATTTCAACAGGTTTTACAGTTTCCAATTTAATGAATAGTCTTTCCTCCATTTATAGCTGTAAGTCTATGAACACTGATAAATGCATAGCTTCCTTTACTTTGAAAATGTGATACCTAAAGAGCACAAACCCACTGATTACcagtatgtaaatgtaaattgtaaTGAGGAcaattttttatttctttatacaGAATTAAGTCAAATTATGTGATGTATGTATCTCGGAAAAGAAACCATTTcagaatataataaaatattttctaCTCACTGCCCGTCTATTATTGACCTGATTTATTAACGCGGTGTATGTAAAACAAGCAGTCTGTCGCTTTTGAACTGACGTGACCCCTAAACCAGTCCAACAGTCTTGCTTACGTAACCGTCTGTACTGGTGCGGTCTGAAACGCCCCCCACCCTACGTCACCACCTCACCCTACATCCTAGCAACGCCCATGCATTCATTCTCATTGGCCAGTTTAGCACACCCCCGTCTTCTGATTGGTGGATCGCAGCTTCACTGGCAGCTGTCGAGATTTAGTGCATAGAGAAGATTTGGTGCCATGTGCCACACCAGGGACTGGTATTGTGGTTCAGT
The genomic region above belongs to Brachyhypopomus gauderio isolate BG-103 chromosome 3, BGAUD_0.2, whole genome shotgun sequence and contains:
- the ccdc57 gene encoding coiled-coil domain-containing protein 57 isoform X1, which gives rise to MQDCGDLGAQLACKEREWKELQALHIQRLETALADTTARLSTERERFVRLRDDFQHNLCVLEERDRELESYDAMAARVQIEDGARREELSELRIQAAKLHDALAEERRKNEDLQMQHQKREVEHRLRLESVQNVKENEIQSLREENVTLKRDLQRRVQESDGELALQKQEMMADFDSEMRKREHEFNLRLDEMRNVVLSHELKVNLLSKELEVNAKAHGQTMEALQVSEQLCQQAQEDKLHREWELSNTTALKDSRINELEEKLNQLEAKHKKEEDVNNKKHADLERRARAREATLEAMREAHDSDLLEEKRRTAEVQNQLDVLLLQQRRREENHAEELQNREQKIQELRAELKNTQAAWDSYITQVSKETVAKDTELLCAGEKMAKLKADLQKCKEDLERYKQQLSSGVQREQALEQKCVQLDLDWERRSEEIRAEHYLKCEELIQGLTQARDQARAELKEKEREEREEREVGAPLRSVTTERDPALRGGHVAPSNIPQRGGVASDGFPSEEVRRLQQQNNSLREVVAEMRRQMESVSRQVPPATTDTTAAIAGTTEYNQALEEEVKLLKAKCRHLEEQLEEASKTSVPSATPAPVHPVAPDNAYLQNHIRSLNETIGGLRTEKVASAAALKRLEVRLTHLDSMLTQLTQQCHSSQMEKETLRLELANQKRGAEAEVARLKQTLANAEMQLEEVRREADEYQKGSLLHNLETVALGNQVSALKLDIASRREPVVLEQSDALKQLQEENLRLRRQLLFQSSARGGAVGEAGLLQAKLKQAARWISVLSQDKRQLIEMGNRLRARLAEAGLDDTRHCEPAPWPRPGCVEKEPRRVEKETRSLNRLSTLEQLQYKLTTQELQYAQRDQSKKKPIIVRPNFSGSESGDKDGTTNPWHLPSRDQHSGSKENTPPAPSPREGPGLKTGSPHTLPSSVATDESLQEVWQMMERGWSPTVLTSSDGHNTDGVAACVRQLSTSVPDPALAIRVQGLKASVQERENPLRITSEPSKKTRPSGKVVKIRNYNIKD
- the ccdc57 gene encoding coiled-coil domain-containing protein 57 isoform X3, with translation MQDCGDLGAQLACKEREWKELQALHIQRLETALADTTARLSTERERFVRLRDDFQHNLCVLEERDRELESYDAMAARVQIEDGARREELSELRIQAAKLHDALAEERRKNEDLQMQHQKREVEHRLRLESVQNVKENEIQSLREENVTLKRDLQRRVQESDGELALQKQEMMADFDSEMRKREHEFNLRLDEMRNVVLSHELKVNLLSKELEVNAKAHGQTMEALQVSEQLCQQAQEDKLHREWELSNTTALKDSRINELEEKLNQLEAKHKKEEDVNNKKHADLERRARAREATLEAMREAHDSDLLEEKRRTAEVQNQLDVLLLQQRRREENHAEELQNREQKIQELRAELKNTQAAWDSYITQVSKETVAKDTELLCAGEKMAKLKADLQKCKEDLERYKQQLSSGVQREQALEQKCVQLDLDWERRSEEIRAEHYLKCEELIQGLTQARDQARAELKEKEREEREEREVGAPLRSVTTERDPALRGGHVAPSNIPQRGGVASDGFPSEEVRRLQQQNNSLREVVAEMRRQMESVSRQVPPATTDTTAAIAGTTEYNQALEEEVKLLKAKCRHLEEQLEEASKTSVPSATPAPVHPVAPDNAYLQNHIRSLNETIGGLRTEKVASAAALKRLEVRLTHLDSMLTQLTQQCHSSQMEKETLRLELANQKRGAEAEVARLKQTLANAEMQLEEVRREADEYQKGSLLHNLETVALGNQVSALKLDIASRREPVVLEQLQEENLRLRRQLLFQSSARGGAVGEAGLLQAKLKQAARWISVLSQDKRQLIEMGNRLRARLAEAGLDDTRHCEPAPWPRPGCVEKEPRRVEKETRSLNRLSTLEQLQYKLTTQELQYAQRDQSKKKPIIVRPNFSGSESGDKDGTTNPWHLPSRDQHSGSKENTPPAPSPREGPGLKTGSPHTLPSSVATDESLQEVWQMMERGWSPTVLTSSDGHNTDGVAACVRQLSTSVPDPALAIRVQGLKASVQERENPLRITSEPSKKTRPSGKVVKIRNYNIKD
- the ccdc57 gene encoding coiled-coil domain-containing protein 57 isoform X2, with amino-acid sequence MQDCGDLGAQLACKEREWKELQALHIQRLETALADTTARLSTERERFVRLRDDFQHNLCVLEERDRELESYDAMAARVQIEDGARREELSELRIQAAKLHDALAEERRKNEDLQMQHQKREVEHRLRLESVQNVKENEIQSLREENVTLKRDLQRRVQESDGELALQKQEMMADFDSEMRKREHEFNLRLDEMRNVVLSHELKVNLLSKELEVNAKAHGQTMEALQVSEQLCQQAQEDKLHREWELSNTTALKDSRINELEEKLNQLEAKHKKEEDVNNKKHADLERRARAREATLEAMREAHDSDLLEEKRRTAEVQNQLDVLLLQQRRREENHAEELQNREQKIQELRAELKNTQAAWDSYITQVSKETVAKDTELLCAGEKMAKLKADLQKCKEDLERYKQQLSSGVQREQALEQKCVQLDLDWERRSEEIRAEHYLKCEELIQGLTQARDQARAELKEKEREEREEREVGAPLRSVTTERDPALRGGHVAPSNIPQRGGVASDGFPSEEVRRLQQQNNSLREVVAEMRRQMESVSRQVPPATTDTTAAIAGTTEYNQALEEEVKLLKAKCRHLEEQLEEASKTSVPSATPAPVHPVAPDNAYLQNHIRSLNETIGGLRTEKVASAAALKRLEVRLTHLDSMLTQLTQQCHSSQMEKETLRLELANQKRGAEAEVARLKQTLANAEMQLEEVRREADEYQKGSLLHNLETVALGNQVSALKLDIASRREPVVLEQQLQEENLRLRRQLLFQSSARGGAVGEAGLLQAKLKQAARWISVLSQDKRQLIEMGNRLRARLAEAGLDDTRHCEPAPWPRPGCVEKEPRRVEKETRSLNRLSTLEQLQYKLTTQELQYAQRDQSKKKPIIVRPNFSGSESGDKDGTTNPWHLPSRDQHSGSKENTPPAPSPREGPGLKTGSPHTLPSSVATDESLQEVWQMMERGWSPTVLTSSDGHNTDGVAACVRQLSTSVPDPALAIRVQGLKASVQERENPLRITSEPSKKTRPSGKVVKIRNYNIKD
- the ccdc57 gene encoding coiled-coil domain-containing protein 57 isoform X4; its protein translation is MPWQRRGGRMKICRCSTRRESVKENEIQSLREENVTLKRDLQRRVQESDGELALQKQEMMADFDSEMRKREHEFNLRLDEMRNVVLSHELKVNLLSKELEVNAKAHGQTMEALQVSEQLCQQAQEDKLHREWELSNTTALKDSRINELEEKLNQLEAKHKKEEDVNNKKHADLERRARAREATLEAMREAHDSDLLEEKRRTAEVQNQLDVLLLQQRRREENHAEELQNREQKIQELRAELKNTQAAWDSYITQVSKETVAKDTELLCAGEKMAKLKADLQKCKEDLERYKQQLSSGVQREQALEQKCVQLDLDWERRSEEIRAEHYLKCEELIQGLTQARDQARAELKEKEREEREEREVGAPLRSVTTERDPALRGGHVAPSNIPQRGGVASDGFPSEEVRRLQQQNNSLREVVAEMRRQMESVSRQVPPATTDTTAAIAGTTEYNQALEEEVKLLKAKCRHLEEQLEEASKTSVPSATPAPVHPVAPDNAYLQNHIRSLNETIGGLRTEKVASAAALKRLEVRLTHLDSMLTQLTQQCHSSQMEKETLRLELANQKRGAEAEVARLKQTLANAEMQLEEVRREADEYQKGSLLHNLETVALGNQVSALKLDIASRREPVVLEQSDALKQLQEENLRLRRQLLFQSSARGGAVGEAGLLQAKLKQAARWISVLSQDKRQLIEMGNRLRARLAEAGLDDTRHCEPAPWPRPGCVEKEPRRVEKETRSLNRLSTLEQLQYKLTTQELQYAQRDQSKKKPIIVRPNFSGSESGDKDGTTNPWHLPSRDQHSGSKENTPPAPSPREGPGLKTGSPHTLPSSVATDESLQEVWQMMERGWSPTVLTSSDGHNTDGVAACVRQLSTSVPDPALAIRVQGLKASVQERENPLRITSEPSKKTRPSGKVVKIRNYNIKD